In a single window of the Papaver somniferum cultivar HN1 chromosome 8, ASM357369v1, whole genome shotgun sequence genome:
- the LOC113302334 gene encoding 3-ketoacyl-CoA synthase 4-like, whose amino-acid sequence MSLKISLVYHYLIHVISVCIFLIPLLLVEASQTKHEDAYELWHHHIIKHHLVAIISFVGVIVFGLTVYMRKRSRTIYLVDFACYRPPSHLQVSSEIYFRDIKRVYSLNESSAEFQRRILERSGLGEETCLPEGLHATPPNRSLEIARKETEQVMFGALDDLFSATNAKPQEIGILVVNCSLFNPTPSLSDVIINKYKLQSNIKSFDLGGMGCSAGVIAVDLAKGLLQVHQNTCAIVLSTENLTLRAYFGDNKSMMVTNCLFRVGGAAILLSNRNQYKRQAKYKLVHTVRTHHGSDDEAYNCVHQHEDDAGKLGVSLSKTLMPVAGLALKTNIATLGPLVLPLCEQLRFLITMVSKKIFNNLKTKTYIPDFKFAFEHFCIHAGGRGIIDEMEKNLKLSRIHVEASRMTLHRFGNTSSSSIWYELAYMEAKGRMRKNDRVWQIALGSGFKCNSAVWVALKNVKPSSLHDSKKGNPWKDCIHKYPVELRV is encoded by the coding sequence ATGAGTCTTAAAATCTCCTTAGTATACCATTACCTGATTCATGTTATCTCTGTCTGTATATTTCTCATCCCTCTTCTCCTGGTTGAAGCTAGTCAGACAAAACATGAGGATGCGTATGAGCTTTGGCATCATCACATCATCAAGCACCATCTAGTTGCAATTATAAGTTTTGTGGGTGTCATTGTTTTTGGTTTAACGGTTTACATGAGGAAACGCTCTCGAACTATCTACCTAGTTGATTTCGCGTGTTATCGCCCACCTTCTCATCTTCAGGTCTCATCTGAAATATACTTCAGAGATATCAAACGTGTttatagtttgaatgaatcttcgGCTGAATTTCAACGTAGGATTCTGGAGCGGTCTGGACTAGGTGAAGAGACTTGTCTTCCTGAAGGATTGCATGCCACACCCCCAAACCGAAGCTTAGAGATTGCTAGGAAAGAGACCGAGCAAGTTATGTTTGGAGCTTTGGATGATCTCTTCTCCGCTACTAATGCCAAACCTCAAGAAATTGGTATTCTTGTGGTGAATTGTAGTTTGTTCAATCCTACTCCCTCACTTTCCGACGTTATCATCAATAAATATAAACTGCAAAGTAATATTAAGAGCTTTGATTTGGGAGGAATGGGATGCAGTGCTGGAGTCATTGCAGTAGATCTTGCCAAGGGATTACTTCAGGTGCACCAAAACACTTGTGCTATTGTCTTGAGCACTGAGAACTTGACTTTACGGGCGTACTTTGGAGACAACAAATCTATGATGGTAACTAATTGTCTATTTCGTGTTGGTGGAGCTGCAATTCTCCTCTCCAACAGAAATCAATATAAACGGCAAGCTAAGTACAAATTAGTTCATACTGTGAGAACTCACCATGGTTCAGACGATGAAGCTTATAATTGTGTGCACCAGCACGAAGACGATGCTGGTAAGCTTGGTGTTTCCCTGTCCAAAACTCTTATGCCGGTTGCAGGGTTGGCACTAAAGACCAATATCGCCACTTTAGGTCCTCTCGTGCTTCCACTCTGCGAACAACTTAGATTTCTCATTACTATGGTGTCCAAGAAAATTTTCAACAACCTGAAAAccaagacttatattcctgatTTCAAATTTGCATTTGAGCATTTTTGTATACATGCTGGGGGAAGAGGAATAATCGATGAAATGGAAAAGAACCTTAAACTTTCGCGTATTCATGTTGAGGCTTCACGAATGACTCTTCATCGATTTGGAAACACGTCATCAAGCTCAATTTGGTATGAGTTGGCCTACATGGAAGCTAAAGGAAGGATGCGTAAGAACGACCGTGTGTGGCAGATTGCATTAGGAAGTGGGTTTAAGTGTAATAGTGCAGTGTGGGTTGCTCTCAAAAATGTGAAACCATCGTCTCTTCATGACAGTAAAAAGGGAAACCCTTGGAAAGATTGCATTCACAAGTATCCTGTGGAACTTCGTGTTTAA
- the LOC113304444 gene encoding 3-ketoacyl-CoA synthase 4-like — protein MNLKFGSKYLITQLLTLFLVPYVAVMLIEVISGVESKNVYQLWLQYFQFNLVSMTTCFVLIVLSLILYAMTRAKPVYLVDYACYQPPAHLQAPRQYYLERAKALGNLDESSFEFQRKILERSGLGEETHLPKALHCIPSQASMVTAREETEQVMFGALDNLFCGTNINPQDIGILVVNCSLFDPAPSLAAMIVHKYKLRSNIKSFNLGGMGCSSGVIAVDLAKNLLQVHRSSYAIVMSTENVTLSTYSGDNKSMMITNCLFRVGGAAILLSNKYVDRRRAKYKLAHIVRTHRGLDDKSFKCIYQEQDETGIVGVSLSKNLTSIAGEALKINITTLGPLVLPIKEQLHFFITMVVKKLFRKSKMKMYIPDFKLAFDHFCIHAGGRGVIDELEKSLQLSSVHVEASRMTLQRFGNTSSSSIWYELAYIESKGRMHKDDRVWQIAFGSGFKCNSAVWVALKNVKPAS, from the coding sequence ATGAATCTTAAGTTTGGTTCCAAGTACTTGATTACCCAGCTTTTAACTCTCTTTCTTGTTCCTTATGTTGCTGTAATGCTCATTGAAGTTATTAGCGGAGTAGAATCCAAGAATGTATATCAGCTTTGGCTTCAATATTTTCAGTTCAATCTGGTTAGCATGACTACCTGTTTTGTTCTCATTGTTCTTTCTTTGATACTTTACGCAATGACTCGGGCTAAACCTGTCTACCTCGTCGATTATGCTTGTTATCAACCACCTGCTCACCTTCAAGCTCCAAGACAATATTACCTAGAACGCGCTAAAGCTCTTGGTAATCTCGATGAGTCTTCGTTTGAGTTCCAGCGCAAGATTCTTGAGCGGTCTGGGCTAGGAGAAGAGACTCATCTCCCTAAAGCATTGCACTGCATACCTTCACAAGCTTCAATGGTCACTGCTAGGGAAGAGACCGAGCAGGTCATGTTTGGTGCTTTGGATAATCTGTTTTGTGGTACAAACATTAATCCCCAAGATATTGGTATTCTTGTTGTGAACTGCAGTTTGTTTGATCCAGCTCCTTCACTTGCGGCCATGATAGTTCATAAGTATAAACTTAGAAGTAACATTAAAAGTTTCAATCTAGGAGGGATGGGTTGTAGTTCCGGAGTAATTGCAGTTGACCTGGCAAAGAACTTGCTACAAGTTCATCGCAGTAGTTACGCGATTGTTATGAGCACGGAGAATGTTACTCTGAGTACGTATTCTGGTGACAACAAATCTATGATGATAACAAATTGTCTGTTTCGTGTTGGTGGTGCAGCGATTCTTCTTTCAAACAAATATGTAGACAGACGGCGAGCTAAGTACAAATTGGCTCATATTGTTAGAACCCACCGTGGGTTGGACGACAAGTCATTCAAATGTATTTACCAAGAGCAGGATGAAACTGGTATTGTGGGTGTTTCACTGTCCAAAAATCTTACAAGTATAGCCGGAGAGGCCCTTAAGATCAATATCACCACCCTAGGTCCGCTCGTCCTACCCATCAAAGAACAACTTCATTTTTTCATTACCATGGTGGTGAAGAAGTTGTTCAGGAAATCAAAAATGAAGATGTACATCCCAGATTTTAAGCTTGCATTTGATCATTTTTGTATACATGCTGGGGGAAGAGGAGTGATTGATGAATTAGAAAAGAGTTTGCAATTGTCTTCGGTTCATGTTGAAGCTTCTCGAATGACTCTTCAACGATTTGGCAATACATCATCAAGTTCAATTTGGTACGAGTTGGCTTACATCGAGTCCAAGGGAAGAATGCATAAAGATGATCGTGTATGGCAGATTGCATTCGGAAGCGGTTTTAAGTGTAATAGTGCAGTCTGGGTAGCACTCAAGAATGTGAAGCCAGCTTCATAA
- the LOC113304445 gene encoding membrane steroid-binding protein 1-like yields the protein MANLELWETFKQSITAYTGLSPATFFTVVALALAFYYVVTGLFGSNPAPPQRHREIEEEREPLPPPVQLGEISEEELKVYDGSDPKKPLLMAIKGQIYDVSQSRMFYGPGGPYALFTGKDASRALAKMSFEDKDLTGDTTGLGPFELEALQDWEYKFMSKYVKVGTVKKTVPVVDGSSTSEAATENAPPAEEAAPAETTEEHHTTEEVKAE from the exons ATGGCGAATTTAGAGCTGTGGGAAACGTTTAAACAATCAATAACAGCATATACAGGATTAAGTCCAGCAACTTTCTTCACAGTGGTAGCATTAGCTTTAGCTTTCTATTATGTTGTTACTGGTTTGTTTGgttctaatccagcaccaccacaGAGGCAtagagaaattgaagaagaaaggGAACCTTTACCACCACCAGTTCAATTAGGTGAGATTAGTGAAGAGGAACTCAAAGTTTATGATGGTTCTGATCCTAAAAAACCATTGCTTATGGCTATTAAAGGACAGATCTATGATGTTTCTCAGAGCAG GATGTTTTATGGACCTGGTGGCCCATACGCTTTGTTCACCGGTAAAGATGCTAGTAGAGCTCTTGCAAAGATGTCCTTTGAAGATAAGGATCTAACTGGAGATACCACCGGTCTTGGCCCCTTTGAACTCGAGGCTTTACAAGACTGGGAGTACAAATTCATGAGCAAATACGTTAAGGTTGGTACTGTCAAGAAAACTGTCCCAGTTGTTGATGGATCTTCAACCTCTGAAGCTGCAACAGAGAATGCGCCACCTGCAGAGGAAGCTGCACCAGCAGAAACCACCGAGGAGCACCATACTACAGAAGAAGTAAAAGCTGAATAG